One region of Desulfuromonas acetoxidans DSM 684 genomic DNA includes:
- a CDS encoding putative manganese-dependent inorganic diphosphatase produces the protein MPQQRVYVIGHMNPDTDSVCSAIAYARLRAAQGLDGVQPARAGNINRQTEFILEELAVPQPELLLDVSPRIRDIIGEQQPVTIPTTAPLSRALELFHLHNVRILPVVDDKRCPQGILYLKKVSERFLVPSQEKELRRVSASPRSICQCLKATALNEVDFDELEELNLYVAAMAEPTFAEKMADQDMRKMILIAGDRIDILRLAVERAVRVLVVVADLDIPPDILELGRKNNVTILSTSFDSATSTWLTRLATPVGHLAETDYITLRRQDRVDELRVSLTHSVVPGVVIVNDTGQVEAVATKSHLLRPSDVKLILVDHNELSQAVAGADKVEILEVVDHHRLGSFQTDKPIRFINQPVGSTCTLVATLYQNAGITPDPATAGLMLSGLLSDTVVMKSPTTTEVDRDIAEWLGQLSGLDPQEYGRRIFASSSAMSAYDSLEKVITTDFKVFSASSCQFGIGQVEVVSFHEFHGLKEELSAELEKLREKRDLGMAGLLVTDIVAGNSELLVAGDRQLAFMIGYPQLGDNLFELRGVLSRKKQLIPHLLRVLGAA, from the coding sequence ATGCCACAACAACGTGTCTACGTCATTGGCCATATGAACCCGGATACGGATTCGGTGTGCAGTGCCATTGCCTATGCCCGTCTTCGCGCCGCTCAGGGACTGGATGGTGTTCAACCGGCACGCGCCGGCAATATCAATCGCCAGACCGAATTTATTTTAGAAGAATTGGCTGTGCCACAACCGGAACTGTTGCTTGATGTCTCTCCACGTATTCGCGATATCATTGGCGAACAACAGCCGGTGACGATTCCGACAACAGCGCCCTTGTCACGCGCTCTGGAACTGTTTCATCTGCATAATGTCCGCATTTTGCCGGTGGTTGATGACAAGCGTTGCCCGCAGGGGATTCTCTATCTCAAGAAGGTTTCTGAGCGCTTTTTAGTACCGAGTCAGGAAAAAGAGTTGCGCCGAGTGTCTGCCTCGCCCCGATCAATTTGTCAGTGTCTCAAAGCCACAGCTCTCAATGAGGTGGACTTTGATGAACTCGAAGAGTTGAACCTCTATGTGGCGGCAATGGCCGAGCCGACCTTTGCCGAAAAGATGGCCGATCAGGATATGCGCAAAATGATTCTGATTGCCGGAGACCGTATTGATATCCTGCGTCTGGCCGTCGAACGTGCGGTGCGGGTGTTGGTAGTTGTCGCTGATCTGGATATCCCGCCGGATATTCTTGAGTTGGGGCGCAAGAACAATGTAACGATCCTGTCTACCTCCTTTGACAGTGCTACCAGTACCTGGCTGACGCGGCTGGCGACGCCGGTTGGACATCTTGCCGAGACAGATTACATCACGTTGCGTCGTCAGGACCGCGTCGATGAACTGCGTGTCAGTCTGACGCATAGCGTGGTCCCCGGTGTTGTTATCGTCAATGACACCGGCCAGGTCGAAGCGGTGGCCACCAAAAGTCATCTGCTGCGCCCTTCGGATGTCAAACTGATTCTTGTCGATCACAATGAACTGTCGCAGGCCGTGGCTGGAGCGGACAAGGTCGAGATCCTTGAAGTGGTGGACCATCACCGGTTGGGCAGTTTTCAGACCGATAAGCCGATCCGTTTTATCAATCAGCCTGTCGGCAGCACCTGTACCCTGGTGGCAACGTTGTATCAGAACGCGGGAATTACCCCTGACCCGGCAACGGCAGGGCTGATGCTGTCCGGTTTGCTCTCCGATACCGTGGTGATGAAGTCGCCGACGACAACTGAGGTGGATCGTGACATTGCCGAATGGCTCGGTCAGCTCTCTGGCCTTGATCCACAAGAGTATGGCCGACGCATTTTTGCCTCAAGTAGTGCCATGAGCGCTTATGATTCGCTGGAGAAGGTGATTACCACGGACTTCAAAGTATTCAGCGCGTCCAGCTGCCAGTTTGGTATTGGTCAGGTGGAAGTGGTTAGCTTCCATGAGTTTCATGGCTTGAAGGAAGAATTGAGCGCTGAGCTGGAAAAACTTCGTGAAAAACGTGATCTGGGGATGGCTGGTTTGCTGGTGACCGATATCGTTGCCGGAAACAGTGAATTGCTGGTCGCAGGAGACCGACAACTGGCGTTTATGATCGGCTACCCACAACTCGGAGATAATCTGTTCGAATTGCGTGGTGTCTTGTCACGTAAGAAGCAACTCATTCCCCACTTGTTACGTGTGTTAGGTGCTGCTTAA
- a CDS encoding two-component system sensor histidine kinase NtrB — MRRHWIVLGVGAVLACVVFFIGSALIAKDVKQITLEMVLLQHKITERQIERFKLSQAPLLSMLTGHPDVGQFASRVMDDETGVTDLFFHTVKANPVIMQLRLLDLQGNEQIRVDRLRNGEVTVIDDNALQNKAHRDYFQTFSRLKQGEWEFSDFDLNIEQKKIEMPFNPTLRAGMPVQCEGEICGLIIINYYMEDWLHNLGTVVDSRLLLVDRDGYFLLHPEQDWAWSRYTERPRKMDDFYGRDLSSLYLTPQGHAWIDDSTVALPLYFFDQEILAVYRLNRSPNLLYREKILEFSVIMLLALVLVLVPVFWLIHDTMRQMRQEKKLAQNSRDYLDTVFNHTFDAIIVINAQASIQRVNNAALTLFGYSREELCGENVNILVPEPYKSRHDSYVQNYKSTGRMIINADRDISALHADGHKIPVSIAITQMWLDEELYFIGTIRDLSNVKELEERSRKQEMMIQQGKLAAMGEMLGAIAHQWRQPLNSIGLIIQDLASAYKHDDLDGDYFRQSQQEMLQQLHYMSDTIDEFRNFFTQGKKVQACNLLAVLQEITQLYWAQLKAHGISVRHRCYLDGELRPCPTDGDLPSEFALQSCPAEIKQLLLNLIANAKEAIEKLANPTEKQYCIEVQLTATENEITIDVCDLAGGVSSEIRSRIFEPYFTTKKMGTGLGLYIAKTLSTNPLHGTLVYLDRVAEDGDDVVGSIFRLSLPRYPGDVFGDAQK, encoded by the coding sequence ATGAGACGTCATTGGATTGTCCTTGGCGTTGGCGCTGTTCTGGCTTGTGTGGTGTTCTTTATTGGCAGCGCTCTGATCGCCAAAGATGTTAAACAGATTACGCTGGAGATGGTTTTGCTCCAGCATAAAATCACTGAACGACAGATCGAAAGATTTAAGTTATCTCAGGCTCCTCTTTTGTCGATGCTGACCGGGCATCCCGATGTCGGACAATTCGCCTCCCGCGTGATGGATGATGAAACCGGGGTGACCGACTTGTTCTTTCATACGGTGAAAGCCAATCCCGTCATTATGCAGTTGCGTCTGCTTGATTTACAGGGCAATGAGCAAATACGAGTCGACCGGTTACGTAACGGTGAAGTGACGGTTATTGATGACAATGCCCTGCAGAACAAAGCACATCGTGATTACTTCCAGACGTTTTCCCGTCTCAAGCAAGGCGAATGGGAATTCTCAGATTTTGATCTCAACATTGAACAGAAGAAAATCGAAATGCCCTTTAACCCGACCTTGCGTGCCGGCATGCCTGTCCAGTGTGAAGGTGAAATCTGTGGTCTGATTATCATTAATTACTATATGGAAGACTGGCTGCATAATCTCGGTACTGTTGTCGATAGCCGACTGCTGCTGGTGGATCGTGATGGTTATTTTCTTCTACATCCTGAACAGGATTGGGCTTGGTCGCGCTATACGGAACGGCCCCGAAAAATGGACGATTTCTATGGCCGGGACCTGAGTTCTCTTTATCTTACCCCCCAAGGCCACGCATGGATTGATGACAGCACTGTTGCTCTCCCTTTGTATTTTTTTGATCAGGAGATTCTTGCCGTGTATCGACTCAATCGCTCGCCAAACCTGCTTTATCGCGAAAAGATTCTTGAGTTTTCCGTTATCATGTTGCTTGCTCTGGTGCTTGTTTTAGTGCCGGTATTCTGGTTAATCCACGACACTATGCGTCAAATGCGCCAGGAGAAAAAACTCGCTCAAAACAGCCGTGACTATCTGGATACTGTGTTTAATCATACATTTGATGCAATTATTGTCATCAATGCCCAAGCGTCGATTCAGCGTGTCAATAATGCGGCACTCACGCTGTTTGGTTATAGCAGGGAGGAATTGTGCGGCGAAAATGTCAATATCCTGGTGCCCGAGCCCTACAAAAGCCGCCACGATAGCTATGTTCAAAACTATAAGAGTACCGGACGCATGATTATTAACGCTGATCGAGATATCTCGGCATTGCATGCCGACGGGCATAAGATCCCGGTTTCTATTGCGATTACTCAGATGTGGCTTGATGAGGAATTGTACTTTATCGGCACAATTCGTGATTTGAGCAATGTCAAAGAGCTTGAAGAGCGCAGTCGCAAGCAGGAGATGATGATTCAACAGGGGAAACTGGCGGCCATGGGAGAGATGCTTGGCGCCATTGCCCATCAATGGCGTCAGCCGCTCAATTCCATTGGCCTGATTATTCAGGATTTGGCTTCTGCTTATAAACACGATGACCTTGATGGGGATTATTTTCGCCAATCTCAGCAGGAGATGCTGCAGCAGTTGCACTATATGTCTGATACAATTGATGAATTCAGAAACTTTTTCACGCAGGGGAAAAAAGTCCAGGCGTGTAATCTGTTGGCGGTTTTACAGGAAATAACCCAATTATATTGGGCGCAGTTGAAGGCCCATGGCATCAGTGTCCGCCATCGTTGTTATCTGGACGGGGAACTCAGGCCTTGTCCAACTGATGGCGACCTTCCGTCTGAATTTGCTCTACAAAGTTGTCCTGCTGAGATTAAACAGCTTTTGCTTAATCTGATTGCCAATGCAAAAGAGGCCATTGAAAAGTTAGCCAATCCCACGGAAAAACAATATTGTATCGAGGTGCAGTTAACGGCGACGGAGAACGAGATCACCATTGATGTGTGTGATCTGGCAGGAGGCGTTTCGTCTGAGATTCGCTCGCGAATTTTTGAACCCTATTTTACCACAAAGAAAATGGGAACCGGTTTGGGGCTTTACATTGCGAAAACACTGTCAACCAATCCGTTACACGGAACCCTTGTTTATCTTGATCGCGTGGCGGAAGACGGTGATGATGTGGTGGGCAGTATCTTCCGTTTGAGCTTGCCGCGTTATCCTGGAGATGTTTTCGGTGATGCGCAAAAGTAA
- a CDS encoding EAL domain-containing protein, translated as MLDTTLMVVEDDQILRDRLERILGREVARVESYPCPTEALSDLNNVMPDIVLTDIKMPGMTGLEMVKIIRQSFPNIPVIVASAFSDPDYFMSSIRLKVENYVVKPIDIEQLIATIETIVDRLHAQHLLEEKDSLLRQYKKIVDLSASIVMVNRGGMITYVNDRFCDLSRYQRQALVGQPYKKVWHPDMPEGFFRDVWKTITKQKVWQGIMKNRQQDGSIFYVDTTIAPVLNVDGTTSEYISINVDISDLIMSKKQLEQDIVTDRLTELPNRIKLQQDIQEFDDFTILLIDLDRFKEVNLLFGIHFGDRVLQYFAQTLTRLASPHNISCYRIASDEFGLLAKFDQRELFRELVEEIKSFIESSPLQCEKVSFDIDFTCALLYSDRKKYIPVEQLQGTIEEAKEKRHFLLEYDAEAMLQKQYEENFQWTKKIKSGLHDDRVIIYFQPIYDIQQNCINKYECLVRLIEPDGTVVSPALFLEAAKRSRHYRELTRTVITQACQAFKDRSESFSINLSIEDLADEETLDFLIASVECDQLQDRLIVEVLESEGIDNLTMIQKVFKRLTDAGLQLAIDDFGSGYSNFSYLVDLPITYLKIDGSLVRTIDHDDSARIIVQSIIMFAHELGIKCVAEFVCSAEVLDAVKSLGVDYAQGFHIAQPQAVLDGSFCLIGEGA; from the coding sequence ATGCTTGATACCACATTGATGGTTGTTGAAGATGATCAAATTTTACGTGATCGCCTTGAACGAATTCTGGGCCGCGAAGTCGCACGGGTTGAAAGCTATCCCTGTCCCACTGAAGCATTGAGCGATCTCAATAATGTTATGCCGGATATCGTTCTAACCGATATCAAGATGCCGGGCATGACCGGGTTGGAAATGGTTAAAATTATTCGGCAGAGTTTTCCGAATATTCCGGTGATTGTTGCTTCGGCTTTCAGTGACCCGGACTATTTTATGAGTTCCATTCGACTCAAGGTGGAAAACTACGTGGTTAAGCCCATCGATATTGAGCAATTAATTGCGACCATTGAGACCATTGTCGACCGTTTGCATGCCCAGCATCTTCTTGAGGAAAAAGACTCACTTTTACGACAATATAAAAAGATTGTCGACTTGAGTGCCAGCATTGTCATGGTCAACAGGGGTGGGATGATCACCTACGTCAATGATCGATTCTGTGATCTTTCACGCTATCAGCGGCAGGCCCTTGTCGGTCAGCCGTATAAGAAGGTGTGGCATCCCGATATGCCGGAAGGTTTTTTTCGGGATGTGTGGAAAACCATTACAAAACAGAAGGTCTGGCAGGGGATCATGAAAAATCGCCAGCAGGATGGCAGTATCTTTTATGTCGATACCACGATTGCGCCGGTTCTCAATGTGGATGGAACCACAAGCGAGTATATCTCCATCAATGTTGATATTTCCGATCTGATCATGAGTAAAAAACAGCTCGAGCAGGATATTGTTACCGACCGGTTGACGGAATTGCCCAACCGCATCAAGTTACAGCAGGACATTCAGGAGTTTGACGATTTCACCATCCTGTTGATTGATCTTGATCGCTTCAAAGAGGTTAATTTGTTGTTTGGCATCCATTTTGGGGACAGAGTCCTACAATACTTTGCCCAAACTCTCACCCGTCTGGCTTCACCGCACAATATCTCCTGCTACCGGATTGCCTCCGATGAGTTTGGCCTGCTGGCCAAGTTCGATCAACGCGAATTGTTTCGTGAGCTTGTTGAAGAGATTAAGAGCTTTATTGAGTCGTCCCCGTTGCAATGCGAGAAAGTCTCTTTTGATATCGATTTTACATGTGCGTTACTCTACAGCGACCGTAAGAAATATATCCCTGTAGAGCAGCTTCAGGGCACGATTGAAGAGGCCAAGGAAAAACGGCATTTTCTGCTTGAGTATGATGCTGAAGCCATGCTGCAAAAACAATATGAAGAGAATTTTCAATGGACAAAAAAAATTAAAAGCGGTCTCCACGATGATCGTGTCATTATCTATTTTCAGCCCATTTACGACATTCAGCAAAATTGTATCAATAAATACGAATGTTTAGTGCGTTTGATTGAACCGGATGGCACGGTGGTCTCTCCCGCATTGTTTCTGGAGGCGGCAAAACGCTCACGGCACTACCGCGAACTGACAAGAACCGTGATCACGCAAGCTTGTCAGGCTTTCAAAGATCGAAGCGAAAGTTTTTCCATAAATTTATCGATCGAAGATCTGGCCGATGAGGAGACCCTCGACTTTCTTATCGCTTCTGTTGAATGCGACCAGTTGCAGGATCGCCTAATCGTTGAAGTTCTCGAATCGGAAGGGATTGATAATCTCACGATGATTCAGAAGGTGTTCAAGCGGCTTACCGATGCCGGGTTACAGTTGGCTATTGATGACTTCGGCAGTGGCTACTCGAATTTTTCATACCTTGTGGATTTACCCATTACCTATCTAAAAATCGATGGTTCTCTGGTCCGAACCATTGATCACGATGATAGCGCCCGGATCATTGTTCAATCCATTATCATGTTTGCGCATGAACTGGGTATCAAATGTGTTGCCGAATTTGTTTGCTCGGCAGAGGTCTTGGACGCAGTTAAGAGCCTGGGGGTTGATTATGCTCAGGGGTTTCATATTGCCCAGCCTCAGGCTGTTTTGGATGGCAGCTTCTGTCTGATCGGAGAGGGGGCATGA
- a CDS encoding PQQ-dependent sugar dehydrogenase — protein MMPTPQYVHKFIHFLRSMAIGVVLASVIQTQVNLWSLQQFGMEIDLATRLTTSAQDLLSVTPLLCALFTASLLIAWAASWWLLKLFTWINTSCLYALISALSVWALIVLLNYLAAVPNLIAATRSNLGLFGLLGAAALSGGLWGKRTITHSTNLQLPSSGLKQVLMALLAVSLCTSVNLSMAANSAPYRVETMASGLVHPWSLAFLPEGNALITERPGRLRLWFAKEQRLSAPIPGLPKIFSGGQAGLFSVIASPHFNHDRTLFFTYASGTTNANRLTVAKAVFKGDKLEHVTEIFRCWPDKQGKAHYGGRMTWLPDNTLLISLGEGYSFREQAQNRGNHLGTTVRIQADGSVPTDNPFIGQKGAQPEIYTYGHRNVQGLIYDPVDRLVIAHEHGPKGGDEINLIEPGKNYGWPAITYGIDYSGAIISPFTERPGMEQPVLQWTPSIAPSGLTRYRGNLFPQWRGNLFIGALAGRSVHRVVLQGDTARDVETLFSELNERIRDVVSGPDGALYLLTDNKKGRLLKVTPR, from the coding sequence ATGATGCCGACACCCCAGTATGTTCACAAATTCATCCATTTTCTGCGATCAATGGCCATTGGTGTGGTTCTGGCCAGCGTTATACAGACCCAAGTCAACTTGTGGTCGTTGCAACAATTTGGTATGGAAATCGATCTGGCCACACGTCTGACAACATCAGCACAAGATCTGCTGTCTGTTACCCCATTGTTATGCGCCTTGTTCACGGCCAGTCTTCTAATCGCCTGGGCTGCTTCCTGGTGGCTACTCAAACTTTTCACCTGGATAAACACTTCCTGTCTCTACGCTTTAATATCCGCTTTGAGTGTATGGGCGTTGATCGTCCTATTGAATTACCTCGCTGCTGTTCCCAACCTGATTGCGGCAACCCGTTCGAACCTGGGCCTGTTCGGCCTGCTTGGGGCAGCGGCCTTGTCCGGTGGTCTTTGGGGAAAGCGAACGATCACACACTCAACGAACTTGCAATTGCCCTCTTCAGGGCTGAAACAGGTCTTGATGGCTCTGCTGGCCGTGAGCCTCTGTACTTCAGTCAATCTGTCAATGGCTGCCAACTCTGCCCCCTATCGCGTTGAGACAATGGCCAGTGGATTGGTTCACCCCTGGTCGCTGGCCTTTCTGCCCGAGGGGAACGCGTTGATTACCGAACGGCCGGGACGATTGCGGCTATGGTTTGCCAAAGAACAGCGCTTGTCCGCTCCAATTCCCGGACTGCCAAAAATCTTCAGCGGAGGCCAAGCCGGTTTGTTCAGCGTCATCGCGTCACCGCATTTCAACCATGACCGCACCCTCTTTTTTACCTATGCCAGTGGAACCACTAATGCCAATCGGCTGACCGTGGCCAAGGCCGTCTTTAAGGGTGACAAACTGGAACATGTCACGGAAATTTTCCGCTGCTGGCCGGATAAACAGGGCAAGGCTCATTACGGCGGGAGGATGACCTGGTTGCCGGATAACACATTACTCATCAGCCTGGGAGAAGGTTATTCTTTCCGGGAACAGGCACAGAACCGTGGCAACCACCTTGGCACGACCGTGCGAATTCAAGCCGACGGGTCCGTTCCGACAGACAATCCCTTTATCGGCCAGAAAGGGGCGCAACCAGAGATCTATACCTACGGTCACCGTAATGTGCAGGGATTGATTTACGATCCGGTGGATCGGCTGGTGATTGCCCATGAACATGGACCGAAAGGGGGCGACGAGATCAATCTCATTGAACCGGGAAAGAATTATGGCTGGCCGGCCATCACCTACGGTATTGATTATTCAGGGGCGATCATTTCACCATTCACCGAACGGCCGGGTATGGAGCAACCCGTGCTGCAATGGACGCCATCCATCGCACCTTCGGGACTGACCCGCTACCGTGGCAACCTGTTTCCACAATGGCGGGGCAATCTGTTCATTGGCGCATTGGCCGGGCGCAGTGTTCACCGGGTCGTGTTGCAAGGCGATACAGCGCGTGATGTTGAGACGTTATTTTCAGAGCTGAATGAAAGGATTCGCGATGTTGTCAGTGGACCGGACGGTGCCCTGTATCTGCTGACAGACAATAAAAAAGGGCGTCTGCTTAAAGTGACGCCCCGCTGA
- a CDS encoding Smr/MutS family protein: MAKKNKNEKNAFKNNPFKSVKGFCVSESEPKPKKVVQEEEPTPADESDVDFASAMERLGVENIESHEGLVERPFEDVFSDEEDARSQPAADVDDESLFLASLGAVDKVFNDDIPDDDDAPQAEPRRMKQLRQGKIRPQDRLDLHGCYRDEARDKVRLFLKHRFEQGLQTVLIITGRGKRSPGGESVLRQEVERYLTTQAQAWVAEWGRAPRQYGGEGALVVFLRQKR, translated from the coding sequence ATGGCTAAAAAGAACAAAAACGAAAAAAACGCATTCAAAAATAACCCCTTCAAGTCCGTGAAGGGGTTTTGTGTTTCCGAATCGGAACCAAAGCCGAAAAAGGTTGTTCAGGAAGAAGAGCCAACCCCTGCTGACGAATCTGACGTTGACTTTGCCTCGGCTATGGAACGCCTTGGCGTTGAAAATATCGAGTCGCACGAGGGGTTGGTTGAAAGACCATTTGAGGATGTTTTTTCCGATGAGGAGGACGCGCGTTCCCAGCCTGCCGCAGACGTGGATGATGAGAGTCTGTTTTTAGCCAGCCTTGGCGCTGTGGACAAGGTGTTCAACGATGATATCCCCGATGACGACGATGCCCCGCAAGCTGAACCGCGGCGGATGAAGCAATTACGCCAGGGGAAAATTCGCCCTCAGGACCGTTTGGATCTCCACGGTTGTTATCGCGATGAAGCCCGAGACAAGGTGCGCCTGTTTCTCAAGCATCGTTTCGAGCAGGGGCTGCAGACGGTGTTGATCATCACCGGGCGCGGCAAGCGTTCCCCGGGCGGCGAGTCGGTGCTGCGTCAGGAGGTGGAGCGTTACCTGACTACCCAGGCTCAGGCGTGGGTAGCCGAATGGGGCAGAGCGCCACGCCAATATGGTGGTGAAGGGGCTTTAGTGGTGTTTTTACGCCAGAAAAGATAA
- a CDS encoding tetratricopeptide repeat protein gives MLNFLIAFVFGTVAVVPLHLVYHLQLLYCGLISMVLFAVVYLLLARRTMNKVMALMQGAQRDVQANRFEKAIASLQDGFKYAPWQFYVKGQINAQIGTLLYLKKDFAKAMPFLEKAFVKHWVAMSMLAVSYMKRNKPEKMAETFEKATTASRKEPFVWNLYAYCLDKIGQRDKALSILQKGIKKTGGDERLEASIVAIEQGKRMKMEDYGDVWYQFHLEKTGAMIKKQTKAAQGRRKMPRV, from the coding sequence ATGCTGAACTTCCTCATTGCCTTTGTTTTCGGAACCGTTGCCGTGGTTCCTTTGCATCTCGTATATCATCTGCAACTGCTCTACTGCGGGCTGATCTCTATGGTGTTGTTTGCCGTGGTTTATCTGCTGCTGGCGCGTCGTACCATGAACAAGGTGATGGCGCTGATGCAAGGTGCCCAGCGCGATGTGCAGGCCAACCGTTTCGAAAAAGCCATTGCCTCTCTGCAGGATGGTTTTAAATACGCACCGTGGCAATTTTATGTCAAAGGGCAGATTAATGCCCAGATCGGTACGCTGCTCTATTTGAAAAAAGATTTTGCCAAGGCCATGCCTTTTCTGGAAAAAGCTTTTGTCAAACACTGGGTTGCCATGAGCATGCTGGCCGTCAGCTACATGAAGCGCAATAAGCCGGAAAAAATGGCCGAGACGTTTGAAAAAGCGACAACGGCAAGCCGTAAAGAACCGTTTGTCTGGAATCTTTATGCCTACTGTCTGGATAAGATCGGTCAGCGTGACAAAGCTCTATCTATTTTGCAAAAAGGGATCAAGAAGACCGGTGGTGATGAACGCCTCGAAGCGTCCATTGTAGCTATAGAACAGGGCAAGCGGATGAAGATGGAAGATTACGGTGATGTCTGGTATCAGTTCCATCTGGAGAAAACCGGTGCCATGATCAAAAAACAAACCAAGGCAGCTCAGGGACGGCGCAAAATGCCGCGTGTCTGA
- a CDS encoding LysM peptidoglycan-binding domain-containing protein yields MASPAPQVSTVRLHNEASLPLVAQSIDEEAGCVVLPPEELVRVGDETTADEALLNADLTPPQDVGTVVEPEPLFDFPVVENDKVRYLVDYYTGPGRRTFTRWLQRSSRYLPMMREVFKREGLPQDLATLAMVESGFNSNAHSWANAVGHWQFIESTGRMYGLENTWWRDERRDMEKATLAAARYLKDLYQRFDGNWYLAVASYNAGPGKMSRAIKKYHSTDFWELCKGSYLRAETKNYVPKLLAALLISKQPVKYGFCELDYQAPLAFDTVILSEATDLELITELTGASYDELKRLNPELKRWCTPPGETNYRLRVPTGCAGGFDEKYAQVPSSERARYKRHQITSGDTLLKLAHTYHIRVDDIISLNKISNPRALRIGQNLILPLHRDYTSRPLAELQDDYLRSKRRNYTVRSGDSLWSIARKCDVTEKQLRVWNRLGWSNVIQPGQRLVVSAPSSRVASRSKALKKVVYQVRSGDTLWGIGRQFSVQTRDIRQWNDLTEDHILQPGDELTLLVHGDRRS; encoded by the coding sequence ATGGCGTCTCCCGCTCCCCAAGTGTCGACGGTTCGTCTGCACAATGAAGCAAGTTTGCCGCTGGTTGCTCAATCGATTGATGAGGAAGCCGGTTGCGTGGTGTTGCCACCTGAAGAGCTGGTGCGCGTGGGTGATGAAACCACGGCAGATGAAGCGCTGCTCAATGCCGATTTGACGCCGCCGCAGGATGTGGGCACCGTGGTGGAACCGGAGCCGTTGTTCGATTTTCCCGTGGTGGAGAACGACAAGGTGCGCTATCTGGTTGACTACTACACCGGACCGGGGCGGCGAACCTTTACCCGGTGGCTACAGCGCTCGAGTCGCTACCTGCCGATGATGCGTGAGGTGTTTAAACGCGAGGGGCTGCCGCAGGATCTGGCCACTCTGGCCATGGTGGAGTCTGGTTTTAACAGCAATGCCCACAGTTGGGCCAATGCCGTCGGCCATTGGCAGTTCATCGAATCGACCGGACGCATGTACGGGCTGGAAAATACCTGGTGGCGTGATGAGCGCCGTGACATGGAAAAGGCCACATTGGCTGCTGCCCGTTATCTCAAGGATCTCTATCAGCGTTTCGACGGCAATTGGTATCTCGCCGTGGCCTCATATAATGCGGGACCCGGAAAGATGTCCCGTGCGATCAAAAAATATCACTCCACCGATTTCTGGGAACTGTGCAAAGGCTCCTATCTTCGCGCCGAAACCAAAAACTATGTTCCCAAGCTCCTGGCGGCGTTGTTAATCAGTAAACAACCGGTGAAATACGGTTTCTGCGAGCTGGACTACCAGGCACCGTTGGCTTTTGACACGGTAATTCTTTCCGAAGCCACTGATCTGGAACTGATCACGGAACTGACCGGGGCCTCTTATGATGAGCTTAAACGTCTCAACCCTGAATTGAAGCGCTGGTGTACCCCGCCCGGCGAAACCAATTATCGTTTGCGGGTGCCAACCGGTTGTGCCGGCGGATTTGATGAGAAATACGCCCAAGTGCCATCGTCTGAACGTGCGCGCTACAAGCGTCATCAGATCACCTCCGGTGACACCCTGCTCAAATTGGCTCACACCTACCATATCCGTGTCGACGATATTATCAGCCTCAATAAAATCAGCAATCCTCGCGCGTTGCGGATTGGCCAAAATTTGATTCTGCCGTTGCATCGCGACTATACCAGCCGTCCGTTGGCCGAATTGCAAGATGATTACCTGCGTTCGAAGCGCCGCAATTACACGGTGCGCTCCGGTGACAGCCTGTGGAGTATTGCCCGTAAGTGCGATGTGACGGAAAAGCAGTTGCGGGTGTGGAATCGCCTAGGGTGGAGCAATGTGATTCAACCGGGGCAGAGACTGGTGGTGTCAGCACCGTCCTCGCGGGTGGCCAGTCGAAGTAAAGCCCTGAAAAAAGTGGTCTATCAGGTGCGTTCCGGTGATACCCTGTGGGGCATCGGCCGTCAGTTCTCCGTGCAGACGCGTGACATCCGTCAGTGGAACGATCTCACTGAGGATCATATTCTGCAGCCGGGTGATGAACTGACCCTGCTGGTGCATGGCGATCGCCGTTCCTGA